From Clostridia bacterium, a single genomic window includes:
- a CDS encoding glycyl radical protein encodes MNTAHFREIAKTDRIGRLIENLFKKMPEVEADRAVLITESYKETENLHIYLRRAKAFEHILDNIPITIRDEELIVGSGTKAPRGCQVYPEFSYAWLEGELDTIETRTADPFYVSEETKRKLREVFPYWKNKTTSELAESLMAPETKTAMAHNLFTPGNYFYNGIGHVTVDYGKILAVGYNGIINETKEAMAKLDISDADYADRYTFLQSILISCEAVIRYAARYAELALSMAKSETDDKRKAELLKIAENCVQVPGNGARSFYEACQSFWFVQMLIQIESSGHSISPGRFDQYMYPYFEKDMAQGSLTYEFAQELMDCIWVKLNDLNKARDAASAEGFAGYSLFQNLIAGGQTKEGLDATNDLSYMSIQATMHVMLPQPSFSVRVWNNTPHEFLCKAAELTRTGVGLPAYYNDEVIIPSLLSRGLTMEDAREYNIIGCVEPQKWGKTDGWHDAAFFNMCRIIELVFDNGKDNGEQVGIPTGDVTKMTSFEEVFEAYKAQMKYTIKLLVNANNSIDVAHAKRCPLPFLSCMVEDCIGRGKSVQEGGAIYNFTGPQGFGIANMADAMYAIKKLVFEEKSVTMAELKEALQNNFGESTSAENAEEVTTQIVKALVASGKTVTEEQIASIYKQVAGNSGDEKYTSVREKILALPKFGNDIPEIDSLAREVAYTYTRPMEKHKNPRGGIFQAGLYPVSANVPLGAQTGATPDGRLAYTPVADGVSPSAGADVSGPTASANSVSKLDHGIASNGTLFNMKFHPSALKGQKGIENFVALIRGYFDQKGSHMQFNVVSRETLRDAQAHPENYKSLVVRVAGYSALFTTLSKSLQDDIIRRTEQSGF; translated from the coding sequence ATGAATACAGCACATTTCAGAGAAATCGCAAAGACAGACCGAATCGGTCGCTTAATTGAAAATCTTTTTAAGAAGATGCCAGAAGTAGAGGCTGACCGTGCGGTTTTAATCACAGAAAGCTATAAAGAAACCGAAAACTTACATATTTATTTAAGACGTGCAAAGGCTTTTGAACACATCTTAGATAATATTCCGATTACCATCCGTGATGAGGAATTGATTGTAGGCAGCGGTACAAAGGCGCCCAGAGGCTGTCAGGTATACCCCGAATTCTCTTACGCGTGGTTAGAGGGTGAATTAGACACCATTGAAACCCGTACCGCAGACCCCTTTTATGTATCGGAAGAAACAAAGAGAAAGTTAAGAGAAGTGTTCCCCTACTGGAAGAACAAGACCACAAGTGAGCTTGCCGAATCGCTCATGGCACCCGAAACCAAAACGGCTATGGCGCACAATCTGTTTACCCCGGGCAACTATTTCTATAACGGCATCGGGCATGTAACGGTAGACTACGGCAAGATTTTAGCGGTTGGCTACAACGGCATTATAAACGAAACCAAAGAAGCGATGGCAAAGCTTGATATCAGCGATGCAGATTATGCAGACCGCTATACCTTCTTACAGAGTATACTGATCAGCTGTGAGGCGGTTATCCGTTATGCGGCGCGCTATGCAGAGCTTGCCCTTTCTATGGCAAAATCCGAAACCGATGACAAACGAAAAGCAGAACTTTTAAAGATTGCAGAAAACTGTGTACAGGTACCCGGCAACGGTGCAAGAAGCTTTTACGAGGCTTGCCAGTCGTTCTGGTTTGTACAGATGCTCATTCAGATTGAATCCTCGGGTCACTCCATTTCCCCCGGCAGATTTGACCAGTACATGTATCCCTACTTTGAAAAGGATATGGCGCAGGGTAGCTTGACCTATGAATTTGCGCAAGAACTGATGGACTGCATCTGGGTAAAGCTGAATGATTTAAACAAAGCACGCGATGCGGCATCGGCAGAAGGCTTTGCCGGCTACAGCCTGTTCCAGAACTTAATCGCAGGCGGTCAGACCAAAGAGGGCTTGGATGCCACAAACGATTTGTCTTACATGTCCATCCAGGCAACCATGCATGTTATGTTGCCGCAGCCGTCTTTTTCGGTGCGCGTATGGAACAACACCCCCCACGAATTTTTATGTAAGGCAGCCGAGCTTACCCGTACGGGCGTAGGACTTCCTGCCTACTACAATGACGAAGTGATTATCCCGTCTCTTTTGTCCCGTGGACTTACCATGGAGGATGCAAGAGAATACAATATCATCGGTTGCGTTGAGCCGCAGAAATGGGGCAAGACCGACGGTTGGCATGACGCGGCATTCTTTAACATGTGCCGTATCATCGAGCTGGTGTTTGACAACGGCAAGGATAACGGCGAACAGGTGGGCATTCCCACAGGCGATGTGACAAAGATGACCTCTTTCGAAGAGGTGTTTGAGGCATACAAGGCACAGATGAAATACACCATAAAGCTTCTTGTAAATGCCAACAACTCCATCGACGTGGCACACGCAAAGCGTTGTCCGCTCCCCTTCCTTTCTTGTATGGTAGAAGATTGTATCGGCAGAGGAAAGTCGGTGCAAGAGGGCGGTGCTATCTACAACTTTACAGGCCCGCAGGGCTTTGGTATTGCCAACATGGCAGACGCGATGTATGCCATCAAAAAGCTGGTGTTTGAAGAAAAATCCGTAACCATGGCTGAACTGAAAGAAGCTTTGCAAAACAATTTCGGAGAAAGCACCTCGGCAGAGAATGCAGAAGAAGTGACCACCCAGATTGTAAAGGCACTTGTCGCATCGGGCAAAACCGTAACCGAAGAGCAGATTGCTTCTATTTATAAGCAGGTTGCAGGTAACAGCGGTGACGAAAAATACACTTCTGTGCGCGAAAAGATTTTGGCACTTCCGAAATTCGGTAACGACATTCCCGAAATCGACAGCTTAGCTCGAGAGGTTGCTTATACATACACCCGTCCCATGGAAAAGCACAAAAACCCCAGAGGCGGTATTTTCCAGGCAGGTCTTTATCCGGTATCGGCAAACGTACCCCTTGGTGCACAGACCGGCGCAACGCCTGACGGCAGACTGGCATACACCCCCGTGGCTGACGGTGTATCCCCCAGCGCAGGCGCAGACGTTTCAGGTCCTACTGCATCTGCAAACTCGGTTTCCAAGCTTGACCACGGCATTGCCTCCAACGGCACGCTGTTTAACATGAAGTTCCATCCCTCTGCATTAAAGGGACAAAAGGGCATTGAAAACTTTGTGGCACTTATCCGCGGTTACTTTGATCAGAAAGGCTCGCACATGCAGTTTAATGTGGTAAGCCGTGAAACCTTAAGAGATGCACAGGCACATCCTGAAAACTACAAGAGCTTAGTGGTTCGTGTGGCAGGCTACAGCGCACTGTTTACCACCCTCTCGAAATCGCTTCAGGACGACATCATCCGCAGAACCGAACAGAGTGGATTTTAA
- a CDS encoding glycyl-radical enzyme activating protein: protein MNYENITGRIFDIQRFSVHDGPGIRTIIFLKGCALRCKWCCNPESQSFEIETMKLDDGKEKLVGRDVTVREIIETVEKDMPYYRRSGGGLTLSGGESLLQPQFAEGILRACQERGINTAIETTSVVDYKVIEPLLPLIDTYMMDIKHINPEKHKAFTGKDNQRILENAIKIDRNANKMIVRVPVIPTFNDTEEEIREIATFVSKLEKTNEMHLLPYHKFGTDKYRWLGRDYTMPDVDTPTDEKMERLKKTAESLGITCRIGG from the coding sequence ATGAATTACGAAAACATTACCGGAAGAATATTTGATATTCAGCGTTTTTCGGTACATGACGGACCGGGCATCCGCACCATCATCTTTTTAAAGGGATGTGCACTCCGTTGCAAATGGTGCTGTAATCCCGAATCCCAGAGCTTTGAAATCGAAACCATGAAATTAGATGACGGCAAGGAAAAGCTTGTGGGACGGGATGTGACCGTTCGGGAAATCATTGAGACGGTTGAAAAGGATATGCCTTACTATCGCCGTTCGGGCGGTGGGCTGACCCTGTCGGGCGGTGAATCGCTCCTGCAACCACAGTTTGCAGAAGGCATTTTACGGGCTTGTCAGGAAAGAGGCATCAATACCGCCATCGAAACCACCTCGGTGGTGGATTACAAGGTGATTGAACCGCTTCTTCCGCTCATTGACACCTATATGATGGACATTAAGCACATCAATCCTGAAAAGCACAAGGCATTTACCGGAAAAGACAACCAAAGAATTCTGGAAAACGCAATCAAAATTGACAGAAACGCAAATAAAATGATTGTCCGCGTGCCTGTCATCCCAACCTTTAACGATACAGAGGAAGAAATCCGCGAGATTGCAACCTTTGTTTCCAAATTAGAAAAGACCAACGAAATGCATCTGCTGCCCTACCACAAGTTCGGCACAGACAAGTATCGCTGGTTAGGGCGCGATTACACCATGCCGGATGTGGATACACCCACAGACGAAAAAATGGAGCGCCTGAAAAAAACTGCAGAAAGCTTAGGCATTACTTGCCGGATAGGAGGTTAA
- a CDS encoding BMC domain-containing protein: MEYQDKTRIIQELVPGKQITLAHIIANPDEILYKKLGLDPAVEYSKSAIGIITMSPAETAIIAGDIAIKASGAELGFVDRFSGTLIITGTVSQVEASLEAVCDYCRQTLSFTVCEVTRT; the protein is encoded by the coding sequence ATGGAATATCAGGACAAAACGCGCATCATACAAGAGCTGGTACCCGGCAAACAAATCACCCTTGCCCACATCATCGCAAACCCGGACGAAATTCTGTATAAAAAGCTCGGTCTTGACCCGGCGGTGGAATACAGCAAAAGTGCCATTGGCATCATCACCATGTCACCTGCCGAAACTGCGATTATCGCAGGAGATATCGCCATTAAAGCTTCGGGTGCAGAATTGGGATTTGTAGACCGCTTCAGCGGTACACTGATTATCACCGGCACCGTCTCGCAGGTAGAGGCTTCCTTAGAAGCCGTTTGCGATTACTGCAGACAGACTTTAAGCTTTACGGTTTGTGAAGTGACCCGCACA